Proteins from a genomic interval of Quercus robur chromosome 9, dhQueRobu3.1, whole genome shotgun sequence:
- the LOC126698325 gene encoding general transcription and DNA repair factor IIH subunit TFB4-like isoform X1: MPSAPTKLYADDVSLLVVLLDTNPFFWSTSSLPFSKFLSHVLSFLNSILLLNQINQIAVIATGCNSCDYIYDSSLSTNPGIENGKLPALFSELLKKLEDFVTRDEQLNKQQSQSLPPITTSSLLSGSLSMALCYIQRVFRSGPLHPHPRILCVQGSSDGPEQYVAIMNSIFSAQRSMVPIDSCYIGSNNSAFLQQASYITGGVYQKPQQLDGLFQYLSTVFATDLHSRTFLQLPKSVGVDFRASCFCHKKTIDMGYICSVCLSIFCKHHKKCSTCGCGFGHHAGQYLVRPRQMLPLLPILRERLQNHNLTLLQADVFLIIHF; the protein is encoded by the exons ATGACGTCAGCCTGCTAGTGGTTCTATTGGACACAAACCCTTTCTTCTGGAGCActtcctctctccctttctccAAGTTCCTTTCTCAc GTGCTCTCGTTTTTGAACTCGATTCTGCTTCTCAACCAAATCAACCAAATCGCAGTGATCGCTACGGGATGCAATTCCTGCGACTACATCTACGATTCCTCTTTGTCGACCAACCCCGGCATCGAGAACGGAAAGCTCCCGGCTCTCTTCTCTGAGTTGTTGAAGAAATTGGAAGACTTTGTCACCAGGGATGAGCAATTGAATAAGCAACAGTCACAGTCTCTACCACCCATCACCACATCTTCGCTGCTATCGGGCTCCTTGTCCATGGCTCTTTGTT ATATACAGAGAGTTTTTCGTTCAGGACCACTCCATCCACATCCTCGA ATTTTATGTGTGCAGGGATCGTCAGATGGGCCAGAACA ATATGTTGCAATCATGAATTCAATATTCTCAGCACAGCGTTCAATG GTTCCTATAGATTCTTGTTATATAGGTTCTAACAATTCTGCCTTCCTACAGCAG GCTTCTTACATAACTGGTGGTGTGTATCAGAAACCCCAGCAACTGGATGGGCTCTTTCAATATCTCTCG ACGGTTTTTGCAACTGATTTGCATTCTCGAACCTTCCTACAGCTTCCTAAGTCTGTTGGTGTTGACTTCCGTGCCTC GTGCTTTTGCCATAAAAAGACAATAGACATGGGCTACATATGTTCTGTATGCTTGTCCATATTCTGTAAGCATCACAAGAAATGTTCAACCTGTGG TTGTGGCTTTGGACATCATGCAGGTCAGTATTTGGTCAGGCCCAGACAGATGTTGCCTCTGCTTCCAATCTTAAGAGAAAGACTCCAGAATCATAATCTTACTCTTCTACAAGCAGatgtatttttaattattcatttttga
- the LOC126698325 gene encoding general transcription and DNA repair factor IIH subunit TFB4-like isoform X2 has translation MPSAPTKLYADDVSLLVVLLDTNPFFWSTSSLPFSKFLSHVLSFLNSILLLNQINQIAVIATGCNSCDYIYDSSLSTNPGIENGKLPALFSELLKKLEDFVTRDEQLNKQQSQSLPPITTSSLLSGSLSMALCYIQRVFRSGPLHPHPRILCVQGSSDGPEQYVAIMNSIFSAQRSMVPIDSCYIGSNNSAFLQQASYITGGVYQKPQQLDGLFQYLSTVFATDLHSRTFLQLPKSVGVDFRASCFCHKKTIDMGYICSVCLSIFCKHHKKCSTCGSVFGQAQTDVASASNLKRKTPES, from the exons ATGACGTCAGCCTGCTAGTGGTTCTATTGGACACAAACCCTTTCTTCTGGAGCActtcctctctccctttctccAAGTTCCTTTCTCAc GTGCTCTCGTTTTTGAACTCGATTCTGCTTCTCAACCAAATCAACCAAATCGCAGTGATCGCTACGGGATGCAATTCCTGCGACTACATCTACGATTCCTCTTTGTCGACCAACCCCGGCATCGAGAACGGAAAGCTCCCGGCTCTCTTCTCTGAGTTGTTGAAGAAATTGGAAGACTTTGTCACCAGGGATGAGCAATTGAATAAGCAACAGTCACAGTCTCTACCACCCATCACCACATCTTCGCTGCTATCGGGCTCCTTGTCCATGGCTCTTTGTT ATATACAGAGAGTTTTTCGTTCAGGACCACTCCATCCACATCCTCGA ATTTTATGTGTGCAGGGATCGTCAGATGGGCCAGAACA ATATGTTGCAATCATGAATTCAATATTCTCAGCACAGCGTTCAATG GTTCCTATAGATTCTTGTTATATAGGTTCTAACAATTCTGCCTTCCTACAGCAG GCTTCTTACATAACTGGTGGTGTGTATCAGAAACCCCAGCAACTGGATGGGCTCTTTCAATATCTCTCG ACGGTTTTTGCAACTGATTTGCATTCTCGAACCTTCCTACAGCTTCCTAAGTCTGTTGGTGTTGACTTCCGTGCCTC GTGCTTTTGCCATAAAAAGACAATAGACATGGGCTACATATGTTCTGTATGCTTGTCCATATTCTGTAAGCATCACAAGAAATGTTCAACCTGTGG GTCAGTATTTGGTCAGGCCCAGACAGATGTTGCCTCTGCTTCCAATCTTAAGAGAAAGACTCCAGAATCATAA